The following are from one region of the Fusarium keratoplasticum isolate Fu6.1 chromosome 4, whole genome shotgun sequence genome:
- a CDS encoding PX domain-containing protein, translating to MAAEAGDKPAAVDGAGPEATPNSTVELPVRTTKRDATPPPGQSLTGKQEHYLKRELISEQVKWEINELNSTTALQRFGAPFRSDHGEVSPQESELPILRYIFVHHVRDFPFLDKAREKEFWQDKLQVFLESFAGKSISSSEDRLEETKRRKLAIKARKLVELMMVSGIGTSSGFEERIRFSEIEIVDSNAIETGVMHTLPEGNYINGWDVNVAGVRVTQVKHTIRKHKHAEFILRVKKKGELEYYVGRRYSDFAKLHRRLRNELPGRVLPDMPKKNKSDTTTTALTSVFSNGNDSDASSISSVSTRVTGLALAPDGSSSMLSPGHRRAGSAASFRSSRSRGLNSPKIPSPRASTEGGRLSPGVVPSPDKETTVVLWRENQRISLRAFVRSLLHNPQVANTNAMQEFLTGEPITPTDEDVEDIIRRKAVDEKRMEEQKQFYEIARKRAAELDEYMEQFRRDIVERNGLTMLFKEIKEKETIPDLSIQYRKFAEWLRIEIAAVIYHLFLAEDNSPELFAQAKRIHSLIPYSLMKNVIRIANPAAVMSGVLDIFLAQPFGTRSLMQRIFSLTLNDGIRSFQKSIDILSTKIGDPVFSDKLYKYTHSEEHIKLAIREEAEADDVDLIVAILRSDLIEPGLTGEQIQRLYNAYVAFNNAVENIDEELRQGAELFSYLKQYLKLCTRQRDKEMMLQLIEEPVTLQLFRDLFTIFYEPLVRVYKSANVYNSVTDFAVFIDDMIQVVDKCREQDASADPNQTVQAFIDLCQRHEHNFYKFVHEVHTHDNGLFTQLMGWIEGILEFLRKGPKNGTLNVNALFEGGVSTGLLDKTKAIEEINALIAWQEARKKWHNDKTRQKMAAEGHVGSDMMPTGIAFNSSDFGLDSDDLEDMAYDDGSDSELEAEQEDEMDPIEAERRRRAKRQDRLRRSAGEPVKPPVGEVHKLTENFLVMLRDVLAD from the exons ATGGCTGCTGAGGCCGGAGACAAGCCCGCGGCCGTCGATGGCGCTGGCCCCGAGGCGACACCAAATTCCACCGTCGAACTGCCCGTCCGAACGACGAAACGAGATGCCACGCCGCCCCCAGGCCAGTCGCTCACCGGAAAGCAGGAGCACT ACCTCAAGCGAGAGCTCATCTCTGAGCAGGTAAAATGGGAGATTAACGAGCTCAACTCCACGACGGCCCTTCAGCGCTTCGGCGCACCCTTCCGCTCCGACCACGGCGAGGTCTCCCCCCAAGAGTCTGAGCTACCTATTCTGCGATACATCTTTGTCCATCATGTTCGCGACTTTCCCTTTCTAGACAAGGCGCGCGAGAAGGAATTCTGGCAAGACAAGCTCCAGGTG TTCCTTGAGTCCTTTGCAGGCAagtcaatctcatcctctgAGGATCGCCTGGAGGAGACGAAACGCCGAAAgctcgccatcaaggctAGAAAACTTgtcgagttgatgatggtgtccGGAATCGGAACATCATCTGGTTTTGAAGAGCGCATTCGATTTTCAGAGATTGAGATCGTGGATAGCAATGCTATCGAGACTGGGGTGATGCACACCCTGCCTGAGGGCAACTATATCAACGGCTGGGATGTCAATGTTGCCGGTGTGCGCGTCACTCAGGTTAAGCATACGATTCGAAAGCATAAGCACGCCGAGTTCATCCTGAGGGTCAAAAAGAAGGGAGAGCTGGAATACTACGTGGGCCGGAGGTACAGCGACTTTGCAAAGCTTCATAGGCGACTGCGCAATGAGCTTCCTGGTCGAGTACTCCCGGATATGCCTAAGAAGAATAAGTCTGACACGACAACGACCGCCCTTACGTCTGTATTCAGCAATGGGAACGACTCGgatgcctcctccatctcttctgtATCAACCCGGGTAACTGGTCTTGCCCTCGCTCCCGACGGCTCATCATCAATGCTGTCACCCG GTCATCGCAGGGCCGGTTCAGCGGCTTCTTTCCGATCAAGCCGCTCAAGGGGACTCAATTCGCCCAAAATCCCTTCACCGCGAGCATCTACCGAGGGAGGGAGACTAAGTCCAGGCGTTGTTCCAAGCCCTGACAAAGAG ACTACTGTCGTTCTCTGGCGCGAGAACCAGCGTATCTCACTCCGGGCCTTCGTTCGATCTCTCCTACACAACCCCCAGGTCGCCAATACAAACGCCATGCAGGAGTTCTTGACTGGTGAACCTATCACCCCCACAGATGAAGATGTAGAGGACATTATCCGGAGAAAGGCTGTCGACGAGAAGCGCATGGAAGAACAGAAGCAATTCTACGAGATTGCCCGGAAACGAGctgctgagcttgatgagtACATGGAACA GTTCCGCCGAGACATTGTTGAACGCAATGGGCTCACAATGCTcttcaaggagatcaaggaaaaggaaacGATCCCAGACCTCAGCATTCAGTATCGAAAGTTTGCCGAGTGGCTTCGTATTGAGATTGCCGCCGTCATCTATCACCTTTTCCTTGCCGAGGACAACTCTCCCGAGCTTTTTGCACAGGCGAAGCGTATTCACTCTCTCATCCCGTACTCGCTCATGAAGAATGTGATTCGAATCGCCAACCCAGCGGCCGTCATGTCGGGTGTTCTCGACATCTTCCTGGCTCAGCCCTTTGGCACACGGTCGTTGATGCAGAGAATCTTCTCTCTGACTCTGAATGATGGTATCAGGAGCTTCCAGAAATCAATCGATATCCTGAGTACTAAGATCGGTGACCCGGTCTTCTCAGACAAGCTCTACAAGTACACACACTCAGAAGAGCATATCAAGCTGGCTATTcgcgaggaggccgaggcggatGACGTGGACCTGATTGTGGCAATCTTGAGATCAGACCTCATCGAGCCAGGGCTGACAGGAGAGCAAATCCAGAGGCTCTACAATGCCTACGTCGCATTCAACAATGCCGTCGAAAACATTGATGAAGAGTTGCGCCAGGGAGCCGAGCTGTTTTCGTACTTGAAGCAGTACCTGAAGCTCTGTACTCGACAGCGGGACAAGGAGATGATGCTCCAGTTGATCGAAGAGCCTGTGACACTGCAGCTCTTCCGTGATCTCTTTACGATCTTCTACGAACCTCTTGTGCGAGTCTACAAGTCGGCAAACGTCTACAACAGTGTCACAGACTTTGCTGTGTTTATCGATGACATGATTCAG GTTGTCGACAAGTGCAGAGAGCAAGACGCTTCTGCCGATCCCAACCAAACTGTTCAAGCATTCATCGATCTCTGTCAGAGACATGAGCATAACTTTTACAAGTTTGTTCATGAAGTTCACACACATGACAATGGCCTCTTTACCCAGCTCATGGGCTGGATCGAGGGCATTCTTGAGTTCCTGCGAAAGGGTCCAAAGAACGGAACTCTCAACGTCAACGCATTATTCGAGGGCGGCGTTAGCACGGGACTGTtagacaagaccaaggcaaTCGAGGAGATCAATGCACTCATCGCATGGCAAGAAGCACGAAAGAAGTGGCACAACGACAAGACGAggcagaagatggcggcaGAGGGACATGTGGGAAGTGACATGATGCCCACTGGAATTGCCTTTAACTCATCAGACTTTGGGCTTGATAGTGACGACCTTGAAGACATGGCATACGACGATGGGTCTGATTCGGAGCTAGAAGCGGAGcaagaggatgagatggaccCTATCGAAGCTGAGAGACGACGCAGAGCCAAGCGACAGGATCGCTTACGGCGAAGTGCAGGAGAGCCAGTGAAACCTCCAGTCGGCGAGGTTCACAAGCTGACGGAGAATTTCCTGGTCATGCTGCGGGACGTTTTGGCGGATTAG
- a CDS encoding RRNA-processing protein, with protein sequence MSDTASPVPEPAPQAEKPLGMRKNGKQWHAPKKAFRPTAGLKSYEKRSQERALLAQIKAKEKEMKDEKEQLRQERIQAIKAKREKKEEKERYEKMAEKMHRKRVERLKRKEKRNKLINS encoded by the exons ATGTCCGATACAGCCAGCCCAGTGCCAGAGCCGGCGCCccaggctgagaagcctcTGGGAATGCGCAAGAATG GCAAGCAATGGCATGCTCCAAAGAAGGCCTTCCGACCCACAGCCGGCCTCAAGTCTTATGAGAAACGGTCGCAAGAGCGTGCTCTGTTGGCGCAGATAAAGGCGAAGGaaaaggagatgaaggatgagaaggagcagTTGCGACAG GAAAGGATCCAAGctatcaaggccaagcgagaaaagaaggaggagaaggagcgatacgagaagatggccgagaagatGCACCGAAAACGAGTCGAGCGGCtgaagcgcaaggagaagcGAAACAAGCTGATCAACTCGTGA